The Micropterus dolomieu isolate WLL.071019.BEF.003 ecotype Adirondacks linkage group LG11, ASM2129224v1, whole genome shotgun sequence genomic interval CTCCTCTTACCCTCCGGCCCGGCCATCTCGACCCAAACCACCACCTCCTGCAGCAAAATCCTCCCAGCTCCCCTCTTGTCCACCTCTGCCTCCATCCGTTCCTCcgtccctccttcctcctctaccCCCTTCATCtgttcctctccctctctcctccaacCCTCCTCCCCcatgtcttcctcctcctctctcccctacTCCAGTCTCTCCTTCTCCCCTGGTTTCTTTGCAGACAACTGTCTCCTCTGATGTTACTCCCTCTTTTactccccctcctctttcttctccatTATCTCCAACaatcctgtcctcctcctcctcctcctcctcacctgatCCTCCCCCTCCGTCTGTCATCCCACCATCCTCTCCAAATCTTCCATTGCTGAGTCCTTTGGATCGGCTGGTTGGGAGTACTGCAGTATGGAAGCCTAAAGGACTCAGCCAAGACCAAGCCACAAGTATAATGGAGAAAGCGACTGCAGGGGTGAGGCCAACGCATTTACACACTGTTCCACCTAAAATTGCCATCACCAAATCACCaaattgtcaaaataaaatgtattaggTCCCACTTTATTTGACAGTTCCATCATTTTCTATATATTTGTGGAAGTTTGTTAGTCAAGTATGTTTGAGTGTTTGTGGTTGTTGGACATGAGCGGTTGTTGGTTTCCTCCATACTGTCTCACTAAGAAAACTACGACAGCCAACGACAACCAAACACTATTGGTTATTGCTATTGGTTGAGGCTGCGACTTTGCCGGTCAAAGTTCCATATTTGCAAGTTGACATTTAGGTTTCCGTCGGGTTGTGGGTTGCCAGGTTGCGGTGACAGGTGGGTTGAAATTGTATGTGGTGTATGGATTTTGTGTGTAGATTGTGTTTCATTGATGATCTGGCAACTTGGATGACATCAGACAAACATCCAACACTTGGATCTGTGTATGCTGATTATTCATAATAAAGATTGAAGGCCATGCAAATTACAGGAGTTTCCTGGGAGAAACAACAAAGTAGGAGGGGGCCTGGGAGATGGCATTGAAATAGGGGGAAAATCAAGGGAAAAGTGTTGACAGGTATGAAGTTAAACCATGTCATGTGAAATTCTACATCAGTACACTTTAAGAACAACTATTACTGGGGCCACTACAGAAAATTGTAGATGAGCTTTTCATATCTAGGATTTCACATTATAGACACTACCGCTGACTATCCGTACCACAATATAGCACATTGTCTATATATGTATTCAATGTGCTATATCCTCATATGTCGAACTGTGCCTTTGAACCCAAGTTAcgattcattcattttttatttaatattggaCTTCCATGATTAAATACTGAATTAAATGCTTGACTATAAAACATTATTGATTTTTGCATGACCTGCATGCCACtgaacaaaatagttttttagACTGGATTACACAAGCAATTATTTGGTAAGTTTCCTGTCTGAACTTTCCCTAATTGCATAGTCCTTACCATTACTCTTCctatgtatttacatttacatagaaAGTTGATTCCTTCTATGAAAGTATAGGAAACCATAGGACcagaaaaataaagtgttgcCAGATGCTGTCATAAAATATTGGTAGCTGGAGCAAAAAATATTAGTATCAGCTTTTAAAACTGATATTGGTTGAACTTTACTACAAGCTGTAGTAGTTggtgtgttgtttttgctgttgttaCAAAATCTTAAATTTTTATgactgaattatttatttatgtttgtgttgtgtgtctgtgtacatactgtatgtctaaAACCATTCAGCAATTTTGCTGTACATGTTTTCTATTCCAACCTCAAAACTATAACCACTCATGCTCACATTTGCAGGCATTCCTGGTTCACAGCACAGAGGACAAGGGCACGGCACTGTCAGTATGTCTGCCTGATGAACAGGGGGTGCCGCTCATACACAAGCTGATGGTCAAACAACACAAGAAATGTACGTGTTACACACTAGTGCAGCTTCTGCTTCTGAGAGCTATTATTGAAGCTTCGTGTAGTGGAACTACAAAACAGATTTGCTTGGCTGAGCACAGATAACATGGCAGAGTGATTTCTGAATCATTAATAAACTGTGTTCTGTCTCAGATGTCCACTTAGACGGTTCCTATCTGGTTTTTGATGACATCTTCAAACTGATCTCTTTCTACTGTGCCAGCAGgtaacacatgtacacacacatgtgcacatacaGAAAGTATGCATATACACAGAAAATCATGTTGTATTATGTGTACACTGATTAAAAGCATGACACAGTGACAGTCAAGTAATACACATGAAGTAAACAACcataaacatacacatatggacaataaataaacatacattGTAGCACTTTACATTATAGCTCGGTAATAACATGGTAAAAGGTAATAATTTGatcataaaaaagaaataattaagtAATACCATGTAATTACCAAAGTGATAACCAGGTAAAAGCTCAGTATTAACAAAGGTAATATTACACTGACATTGTAACCATGGTGAGAAGGGGCCAAAAACAAAGGGGAAAAATggggaaacacatttaaagattgcaacgaggcaaaattatttagtaatattatagtaatattttgGTAACAATATGGCAACCttctaacaataaaaacagtgcAATAGTCGGGTTAAATATGGTAATATGTTAACATTGATGGGGTAATAATCTCATAATAATGAGGTATAGGTTGATGTTCTCACAGTATTATATGCTACTATCCCTATACCTTCCCTTTCGTTTCAGTGTAATACTGTTCCCATTTCTGTTTAATGCCGTGACTTGTTACCTGGAAACACTTGCAACAATGCAAAAATTTCTGTTTCTACTTAATTTCATGGTGAAGTGGATTAATGATGACGTGGGAACGCTTGTGTTAGTTTCTGAGTAATGACCATGAATCGGGGGTGCTCAACAAACAGTTTCTGTTGAATGTCATGGTAATGTTCTCTACTTGCACAATGTAGTGTGACATATACCGATTTTACAAACTGCAACTCTGTTTACTTCCTGTCAACTCTACATTAGCGTACCGTTCACTTTTCACATTTAGCTTTGCACATGGAATTACTTAATTATTACCTATTATTATCAAACCACTACCCCAATAGTACCATGTTATCACAGAGCTGTAATGTAAAGTGCCACCAACACGTTTacataacatgcacacacacacagacacgggaaGATTGTGTAATGTCATATTGTTAAACCTTGCTGCTTACTTAATACTGGCTTTTTATAATCAAATCCACCAATCAGGGACATCCTGGCCATCCCACTGCGGTTACCCCAGGCCATTACCAATGCAACTAAAAGAGAGGAACTGGAGGCCATCTCTGCTATGGGTGCAGGTAGATAAATCTACATCACTAGTTCATTCAAGTTGGGTCATTACTGTTGCGAAGAGCAAGATACACCAATGACAGACAGAAGATAAAGGGAATCGCATTAATAAACACTATTTAGCAgaaattttttaattaaaatatagaatgaaaatatatatgaatGACAACATGtatgaaaacatacaaacacagaatgAATGTACACGCTGAAAAACATAGTAAATTAAGCACTAAGACAAGcaatgtaaaatatgtttacactgtaaaaattatctaggtggttcaacttaaaaaaagttcaattgctgccttaaaaatgtgagtaaactcaactttaagaaaagctttgtttcaactcatgatGTTACGTTATACAATTTGTTAAATTAatgataatttgttgtttgaacttactactgtgagttaaaacaactatCTATGTAACTTgaagattgcctttgtttcaactcataaaTTTAAGTTCATAAAGTGGATATATCTACAGTGTTCTAGTTGTCCCAATGTTAGTTAAATGAACAAGTTTGAGTTATTCTAACTCACAGTTTCAAGTTAAAGCAACTTAACCAAACTAAtactactttccatttcaagaTAAGGGACTTAAATTCCGAATTTGTTTCAGCTTACATCTATAAAGGGCCTTGAAGAcagaccacaacaacagcaccactGTGCTATTATCTTCAATGACTTGTGACGGGGCAGGGTAGCTTGCTGGTGTGCCTGTGCACGCCgcagtcaaagttcaaaatagcagCAGATGTCACTtcctttctgaaagggcctAAAGGCCGTTGTCTGGAACCCTTTCCACCGGTAGCACTAGTCTTGTTTACCACAGAAGTGTCTATATTTTGGTTGGAATTAGAatatatgacttatctacaGTGTATAATTAGCAGGAGTGAGCAAGaacaccaaatcttctgtatcTGTACTCAGAATTGGCAGGGCTTAATCTATAAGTGGGTGGTATTAACTAGAagttatttaagcctgaaatttcTATCAGaacttgctatatttattagaaaaccatttacagaacagcctcggaattgagcttcagagaacagtaattgatttttttatattcatatatttatagtttataacaaaacagatattgacacattttactctgatgatactcaTAGAAAGTATCTGTACCGGATACTCGTTTTAACCGAGTACTTGCTAAAccctaataattagttgattatgtatatgtttttctcaaactcaaaagacgCAGCACCTAGGCAATCCTCATACTCTCgccttttttttcaactgataactTATATACGTAAGTTTAATCAACACGACAAAAGTGTCaatagtcaacacaatgaattaatgcaagtttaactttctaaaactcatacagttgaattcaaaatccaaaacttgtcagagctatttgagttaaaaagaagaagtaagttGACATAACAAAATGGGTCTATGATTCTTTTCAGTGtatttatatagcctatataacACATGTCCTCTTaggttatattattatttttcttaaagGACTAGTAGGCCCTTTTGGAAATACGTCCAAGCCAAGAGTTAGAGTTACCAAAATCAATACTGTAAACTTATCTCATATGAAGCTGACTGGAGGACAGTAGTTGATATGAATGCCACTGGATATGGCTGgaacttaaaaatgttttcctgtAAATAGACCTTGTGCTAAGaacatttatttcacattatCATGAAATGCGAGACAGACAATtacagggaaacaaaaaatatgcAACGTTATCAAAATAGGGAAGTTACTGAATGATAAATCTGGTAAATAAGTACAAAGCGACGTTTTTGGCACTGACTGAATGTGTTGCAGATTTCTGGACGTGTGACCTGAACCAGCAGGCAAAGAACCAGGATCAGAACCACAGCAAACTATACTTGTATGTCAACCCAGTTACTGTGGAGGAGAGCCCCAACAAAGACCTGAACCACACCTCTATCTCTAAGCTTGATATCATTACCAATCAAAGCACCACCTCCTCCCTGCAAAATGGAGAAGCCCCACAGAAGGTCAGCCCAGAGGTTAAATGTCAGCCCAAAACCACGCCCAAACAAGACATTAAATACAAGCGCCCTCCACCCCGACCCCCCAGCCTGGGCTCAGGGTCTGGGATGGGCctgctcttctcctctccccccTCGCCTCACACTTCATCTTCTGTAACTCCAGcagctgagagaaaagaggaaggaaggggaggagtagagcagaaagaagagaggaagTCAATGTCaacatcacctcctccatcaagGCCCCCTGTCCCACTTCAGAGCCGAGGCGCTCCCCCTCTGCCTCCTGCTCCTTTCCGTCGCACCCCGTCCAGGAAAAGCTCTGACCGAGAGAtaggagaggggagggagagagagaagggacaGAATCCTGCAAAGAAAACTGAGAGAGacgggggaggagagagagtaGTGGAGAAACCAGGAAGCAAATCAGGTCTGCTGGGTGAGGGGGATGAAAAAGAGAACAGCAGCCAGCAAGAGGAGGAGGTaaaaaaggacagagaaaagagagagaaagaggatgagaaggaggaaaaagagatGAAAATGGATAAAAAGGaggacaaacaaacatacagcacCCAGTGTCCATCATCAGTGAAAAAACCGTCCCGTCCGGTCCCTCCACCGAGAAGGAAGCCATGTTCCCCGGACGCACCTGTGTGCCCCAATCAGGCTGGAAGAGGATTAGCCAATCAGAGTGCTGGGATAAGAGTGCCCCCTCCCTCCCCAGCGCAGCGGCCAGATGTGTCGTTGTACTCACCACAGGGGGGCATAGTGTTAGGAACCGACCCCGACTCCTGCTCTaccagcagcacagaggaagaaggagatctGAACCAGGAACAGGAGCAAAACCAAAAGTAGGTCTGCATTGGCTTATCTGCATTAGTGACTGTTGCTACACCTGTCGAGCTGTCCATTCTCACATCTGTTTAATTCGGCTTCAATAAATAGCATGTAAatagccagaaaacctgcaaaagaaaatgctaaTGAATGTGCATTGCCA includes:
- the rin3 gene encoding ras and Rab interactor 3 — encoded protein: MMEASVVSKDTGHTSSLTGALNTPSIPAPASIPPSSVLSPPSLPSSYPPARPSRPKPPPPAAKSSQLPSCPPLPPSVPPSLLPPLPPSSVPLPLSSNPPPPCLPPPLSPTPVSPSPLVSLQTTVSSDVTPSFTPPPLSSPLSPTILSSSSSSSSPDPPPPSVIPPSSPNLPLLSPLDRLVGSTAVWKPKGLSQDQATSIMEKATAGAFLVHSTEDKGTALSVCLPDEQGVPLIHKLMVKQHKKYVHLDGSYLVFDDIFKLISFYCASRDILAIPLRLPQAITNATKREELEAISAMGADFWTCDLNQQAKNQDQNHSKLYLYVNPVTVEESPNKDLNHTSISKLDIITNQSTTSSLQNGEAPQKVSPEVKCQPKTTPKQDIKYKRPPPRPPSLGSGSGMGLLFSSPPSPHTSSSVTPAAERKEEGRGGVEQKEERKSMSTSPPPSRPPVPLQSRGAPPLPPAPFRRTPSRKSSDREIGEGREREKGQNPAKKTERDGGGERVVEKPGSKSGLLGEGDEKENSSQQEEEVKKDREKREKEDEKEEKEMKMDKKEDKQTYSTQCPSSVKKPSRPVPPPRRKPCSPDAPVCPNQAGRGLANQSAGIRVPPPSPAQRPDVSLYSPQGGIVLGTDPDSCSTSSTEEEGDLNQEQEQNQNRLAESCSPKVEVRKTPTTVMLDRARYRLSTVLTGLISHDRRLTQRIVELARDPLSYFGNLVKEHRAFTLETMSNHASSTELLQEIRQMVTQLKSYLLQSTELQAMLEPQHQYTQDKLENIVEAALCKSVLKPLREPIYQSLEKLHTNNNSLKQLAQNQSVVLGSTTTALGITTAVPEVSAMERISIKLNNLHLEYSPQKKIELLLKACKIIYDSMSVSSPGRAHGADDFLPVMMYVLARSNLSTLQLDVEYMMELMDPSISLGEGSYYLTTTYGALEHIKTFDQQRSATRQLSREVQDSIHRWERRRTLNQERMAQGSVRDFLTVCCPEIEANPKTLGVLPTTTIEQLAEQCAARFEQDSYTLSVYIDGVHRPLAPTELAVSVKKSCQPGACSFVYHPIEQVNNQPVRSCPTDPPPAPPAESFLPADTAAINSEKPEVEEESLISL